GCCGACCGCTCGGTGCTGTCCGTGCGCCCGCGCAGCATCCGACGCGCGCGATGGCCGGGGTGTTCAGCACGCGCTCGCCCGCGCGGCCGAATCCGATCGGGCTCCACCGCGTGGAGATCGTCGAGGTCGACGGGTTGCGGGTGCTCGTGTCGCACCTCGAAGCGATCGACGGGACCCCCGTGGTTGACGTGAAGCCGGTGCGCTCACCGGACGACGGGTAGAAATCTTCGCGATCGGTGAACCAACCCCAGGTCGGCGTCCGTTTTCAGAGCATCGGACGAGAGGGTGGTGACGGATGACCGGGATGCGAGCCCGCCGGCAGGTGGCCGACGAGGCACTCGTGCGGACGTTGTTCGCCGAACACGGCAAGGCGATGCTCGGCTACGCCACGCGGCTGCTCGGCGACCGCGCGGCGGCGGAGGACGTGGTGCAGGAGGCGCTGGTCCGCGCGTGGCGCAACCCGGACAGCCTGGTCAACGGCAAGGGTTCCGTGCGGGCGTGGCTGCTCACGGTGGTGCGCAACCTCGTCGTCGACAAGGTCCGGGCGCGCGCCGCCCGGCCCACGGAGGTCGCCGAATCGCCGACGACCGTGCCGGTCGCACGTGACCACTCCTCGGCGGTGGTCGACTCGATCGTGGTGCGCGAGGCGCTCGACGGCCTGTCGCCCGAACACCGTG
The sequence above is a segment of the Amycolatopsis sp. 2-15 genome. Coding sequences within it:
- a CDS encoding TrmO family methyltransferase domain-containing protein, with product MAGVFSTRSPARPNPIGLHRVEIVEVDGLRVLVSHLEAIDGTPVVDVKPVRSPDDG
- a CDS encoding sigma-70 family RNA polymerase sigma factor; its protein translation is MTGMRARRQVADEALVRTLFAEHGKAMLGYATRLLGDRAAAEDVVQEALVRAWRNPDSLVNGKGSVRAWLLTVVRNLVVDKVRARAARPTEVAESPTTVPVARDHSSAVVDSIVVREALDGLSPEHREVLEQVYLRGHTVPEAAAQLGIPAGTVKSRSHRALRLLRESFGDRQPVGAA